The Bifidobacterium bifidum ATCC 29521 = JCM 1255 = DSM 20456 region CGCGACGGCCGGGTTCGCGGTCACTGGGCGCGCGGCTGCCGCCACGGGAGTGTTCGCGGTTCTGGCTTTGGGAAAGGCGACGTTCGGAATCTTGGCCGCGGGTGCGGTGGTCGGGTGCTGTATGGAGCTCAGCTGCGTCGCATCGAGATCGACGCCGGTCTTGGCCGGGCCGTTGTTCGTGGTGTTGTCGCCGGTGTCACTGACGGGCGAGACGGCCTCGCCGTTCGTCTTGTTCTGCACCGGGGACTGCGCCGACTTGTTCTGTACACTCTTGGCTTGTGACGGCTTGGCTTGTGCCGACTTTTTGCCTCGGATTGCCTTGCCGGCAGCAGCACCTCCGCGGCGCTTCGGCAACGTAGGAATGGCCACGGTCGGTGCCCCCTTCGACTTGTCGGCCTCACCAACCGCGGCACCGCCCCTGGCATGCGGTGTCTCGGAAATCACGGTGCCGTCGGACAACACCGTTTCATCGGAGACCTCAGTCCCATCGCCGCTCGCTGATGAGATGGACCGCGCTACTGTGCTCTTTTCCGCGTTGCCTTCCGCGGTGTCGTTTTTCTCGGCTGCGTTTTCCCCGGCACTGTTTTTCGCTGTGCTCGGTGCGGCTGCATTCGTCGTGGCCTCGGCGGACTGAGCCGTGTTGCCGGACGACAGGACGGTCTTGTCCGACAACACCGTCCTGTCGGACAGTTGCGTGGCGTCGTCGAGTTCGTTGCTCTCGCTCATCGTGATACTCCTTGATGTGTGTGGTGGACGGTGTTGTCGTATCGGTTGATGGATGGTTGATAAATCATGGTCGGTTTGAGGCCAGTGTGCTGATGGATGGCATGGAACCGAACGACCGGCGTCGGATGCGGCTCGGGTCTACGCCTTCCGTGACCGTTCCGGATCCCTCGGCCGGTTTGCGCATTCCTTGGACTTCCCTGATGTCGTCGGCGGTGTTCAGCGCGGAGTCGGCACCGGTCACGCTGATGTACCAATACAGCTTTTCCGTGTCGATCCTGAACGATGAGATATCGATGTACCCTTGCTTCGAAGCTGTGCTCCATGTGACGTTCCAATCACTTTCACCGGTCGGCTTGCCGCTGGTAGTGGAGAACGCGACAAGGACCGTTGCCGGCTGACCGTAGAGGTTCACACTGCCGCCGGACACCGTGATGCGGTTACGGTCTGTCGTGCTCCACGCCAGCGTAGGCGGTTCGATCTTCGCTGGGGTCTTGTATACAAGGCCCTTACCGTCAAATATGATGGCTTCGCTGGAGTGCCCCTTGAACGACTGCGTAGCTGATACAGTGCCGCAGGTTTCCCACGGGTTGATGCGGTAAGTTGCGGCGGCTGAATCGCCGTTGCCTCTGTACTCCTGACCGTTGGCGAAAATGGAGAGTCCGTCATGCTCGCCATTACCGCCAACTGACACGGAGCACTCGTTACCTTTGAGCGTCACCTGCAGGTTTTTCGGAGGCTGTATCTTGTACTGCGGCGTCACCTTGTTCGAGTCAGCCGAAGCTGGTTTGGCGCCGCTTTGCTGCGGGTTCACGGTCGCCTTGACACTGAGCTCCTCATACCACTGATCGCGGCTGATCGTATCGGTGAAGGTGTGGGTGCCGCAGGGGGCCGACACGGAGATTGCGCCGCTCAGTTCCACGCTGGAACATCCCGCGTTGTGCATGTTGCCGAGCGTCAACGTGGCCTTCAATGTATTGCCCTTTATTACCGATAGGCTGACCGTCGGCGCGTCCGGGTCGCCCCAGGGCGTCGCCGCGTTGCTGGCGGCACTGGGCTGGCCTTCGCCGGCACGGTTCTTTCCTTTGACGGTGGCGGTGTATGAGGTGCCATCGCCGGTGGCGCTGTTGTCGATTGGGAACACTAGGGAATTGCCGGAGGTCTCCTTGGTGACGGAGCCGCCGCCCGAACCGGTCAGCGTCACCGTGTAGCTGTCCGGCTTCGTACCGACATAATCCGGAACATCCCACTTGACCGTCACACGCTGGTAGCCGGCCTCGGTGGTGACCTTCTTCGGTGGATCGGGCACCTTGTCGGGCATGGCTTTGACCGAGGTAGACGGCTTCGACCAGCCGACCTCGTTCTTCGCCTTGACGGTGAACGAGTATTCCTTGCCGTTGGTCAGCCCGGTGATCTGGCAGGTGGTGACCGCGCCGCACGACTTGCTGCCGCCGTCCCAATCGACCTCGTAGTCGGTGATCGGGCTGCCGTTGGCCGCGCCTGCGGTCCACGAGAGGTTCACCGAACCGTCAGCCGGCTGCCCGGAGACAGGGGAGAGCAGCGGCGCGCCGGGCTTGTCCACCACGGAGACGGTGATGGTGGCGGTCACCTGTCGGTCGCGCGAACGGGTGCCGTCCTGCACGGTGACGAGCACGGTGTTCGAGGATGCGCCGATATCGGTTCCGGCGGTGATGCTGATGTTGCCGTTCGAAGAGCAGTTCACGGTCAGCTTCGCCGAATCGTCGGACTTGCAGCTGACGGCGGTCAGCGACGAATCCGGGAACGGATTGTAGGCGTCGGAGAACAGGTCCACCCGTTCGGTCGAACCGGCCTTGAGCTTCACCGTCTTCGCGCCGATACGGGCAAGCGGGCGGTTCGACTGCACCACGCGGGCGGTCATGCCGGCCTTGACCGTGCCGCCCGAATAGATGATGGTCACGGGGATGCTGGCCAGCGATCCCACGGTAGCATCCTTGGGGGCGCTGACGGTCAACTGGCCGGAGGCGCTGACGCGCGCGGTGATGCCGCCCGATTCGCTGCCGCCGGAATATGTGTACTGCTTCTCATCTTCGTATGTGCCGGCGGGGGAGTGGGTCAGCGCGGTCAGGTCGATGATCTTCGCATCCTCACCTGCCACCACGTCGATCGTGGACGACGAGAAGGTCGGCGGTGGCACTTCGCGGCCGATGACCGTGATCGGCAGGGTCAGCACTGCGGAGTTGATGATCTGCGTCTTGTCGTTGCCCTTGCCGTCCACCGCGGTGAACGTGATCGAGGCGGGACCGCCGTAATCCTTCGGCGCGGTGAATTTCAGCGTCGTGTCGTTCACGTAGAGGTCGCCGCCATCCGATTTGGTGGCGCTGACCGATTCGGGGGACTGCACGTAAGCGGTCTTGCCGGCGCCCACACGCACATAGTCGGCGATGTTGATGGTGATGGTCTCGCGCGAGTTCACCTTCAGCGGCGGAGCCTTCGGACGCAGCGTCGGCGGGAACACGCCGTATGCGGGCACTTGGATGAACGCGGTGGAGGTGATGCCGTACGTCGTGTTCGTTACCGTGTACGGCACCGAACGGGCCTCGTCGGTCAGATCCACGGAGATGACGGTCGACTTCTCGCCGCCCTTGACCTTCGCGTGGTCGGTGGCGGACGGGTCGACGCCGACCTTCAGTTCGTTCGCGGTGCCGGACGGGTTGGCGATCCACTGCGAGACATCGACCTCGACGGTCCGCTTGTCGATGGTCGCGGCGGACGGTACGCGGTAGTCATAGGCGGTGGGCGGCTCGATGGTCGCATTCGGGTCGACGTTGACCGTCAACGTCGCGGTGTCGCTCAGGCCGGCCTTATCGGCGACTGTGTGCATGATGTAGAACGTTCCCGCCTGGTCGGGCGTGGTGAACGAGATCATGTTGTCCTTCACGCTCGCCCCGGAGATACCCTGTGACTCCAGTTTCTTCGAAACGGTCAGATCGGTGTTGTCCCCGGAAATGTCGTTGAGCGTCACCGGCACCGTGGCCGCCGTGTGCGGGCGCAGCGTGATCTCGTCGTCCCGCGCGTACACGCCGGAGTCGGACGCGCCCTGGAACACGCCCACCCTGACCTGTGCCTGTGCGCGCTGGCCGGTCCAATCCTCCACCGCGTAGGAGAACGTGTCGGTGCCCGATGAGTCCTCGTACGCCTCGTAGATCATGTAGTTCGCGCCGACTTCGGTGATGCGTCCCAGTTGCGGGGCCTTGTTGCCCAGGCCGAGCAGCTGGTCGTCGTCGCCGTCCACGTCGATGCCGGTCAGTGTGATCGGTATGCGCACTTTCTGACCCGCGGCCACCTGCGCCTCGACGTCCTGCGGAGTGGGGGCGGCCTTGTTCTTGGCGTCCTTCTGATGCACGGTGATGGTGATTGTGCCGGAGGCCGAGTTGCCGAGATTGTCCTTGACGGTGTAGGTCACCGGGAACACGCCCGTCTGTTTGGAAGCCTGATAACGCACGGTGTCGCCGGAAACGAACACCAGTCCCTTGAACGTGTCCTTGTCGTACTGCAGCTTCTGCTGCAGCGTCACCGTGGTGCCGTCGGAATGCGAGACATGGTCGAGCACGTTCACCGACACGATGCCGTCGGTGCGCACCTGCGTGTTGACGTTCGACGCCTTGGGCGCGGAGTTGCCGGCGGTCAGTGCCGGCGGCTGCAGCACTATCGTGCCGGTGGATGAGCCGGCCGCGTTGGCGACGGTGTACGTGATCTCCACGGGCTTGGTCGGCACCTGCCGTGCGGTCAGATACACGCGCTTGTGGCTCACCAGGCCGGTCTTGATGCCCAGCGACGGGTCGGCATCGACCGACGTGACCGACAGCACGCCGCCCATTGGATCCACGTCGTTGGCGAGCGGTTCGACGATGGCGGTGTTGTTCGAACCGAGCAGCGCCACATCGTTGGCTACGACTGGCTTGGCGGATTTGCCCGCGGCCGGCTGCACCTCAAGACGTGCGAGGCCGGTGGACGGGATGGAGCCTTGGGTGACGGTGTAAGGCACGTAATACGTGCCCGTGGCGGTGGCCTTGAATGTGAAGGACAGGTCCGCCGCGTTCATGGTCGCGCTGGTTTTCGCGGGCGGTTCCACGGTGGACAGCTGCGCGGGCTGCGCCGATGTGCCATGCACGTACGGCTTGAGGTTGACCGTGGTCTCGGTGTTCGGTGTGGTCTGCTTGACCACGGCGTCGATGGTCGCCGGCAGCGTGTTTGCCGGGCGGATGGAGAAGTACACGAGTCCGGTGCCGGTGTTCTGCCCGTCGGAGACGGTGACCTGCACGCCCACTCGCCCCGAGGTGGCGGAACCGGTGTTGAACACGAGCTGCCCGTCTGCGCGGGTGGAGACGACGACCTGGTCGCTGTTCTGCGGGACCGCCGACACCAATGTCATCGGATCGCCGTCTGGATCCTGGAAACTGCCGAGTGCGTTCGTCGTGTACGTGGCACCCTGCTCCACGTCGTATTCGGGCGGCGTGTCGGCCTGCTTGGGAGCGTGATTGGCGGACGAGCCGGTCAGCGTGACCGTCACCTTGGCCGTTGAGGTCTGGCCGCGCCCGTCGCTGATGTCATAGGTGAACGTCACCGTGCCGGCCGAGGCCGCCGAGGCGTCCAGCTGCAGGTACCGGCCGTCGTACACCGGCGATACGGTCATATCGCCGCCCGCCGGGGCCCCGACTTTGGTGATCTGCAGCACGGAGCAGTCTGTCTGCTCGTCGTTGCGCAGCACGTCGAGGATCTGTTGTCCGCCCGCGCGGGCGCCGATCTCGTCGTCCTGCGCCTTGATCTGCCCGGATTGCGCGGAACAGGTCTTGTTGAAGTTGCGCTGGTTGTTGGCGGACTGGTCGTTCTGCTTCTGCTGGGCGGTCTGCTCGGTCTGGATGGTGTTCCACTGTATCTTGATGACCTTGGTGGAGTCCGAAGGGTTCCACACGTTGCCGTCGACCACGTCGTTGAGTACGGTCAGGCGGTGGTTGGTGCGGAACACCAAATCCGACGTGGCGCTGACCGATTGCAGCGAGCCGAATTCCGGGTTGCTGACGTTCGGCGAGCATACACGCACGTAATTGTTCGCGCTTTGCGCCCACGCGGCCGACACGCAGCCGTCGGTGGAGACCGGTTTGGCTGCGTCTCCGGCACCGCCGGAGGTGAGCGTGTTGACTTTCTTCTCTCCCTTGCCCAGTTCGACCAGGTACAGGCCGTTCTTGCCGGCGGCCGCGACCCAGGACTCCTGACGGCCGTCCGTGTCGGGGTATTGCAGCGTCAACGGGCTGTTGGCGCCGGTGTCGGCGCTGCCCTTGTGCCAGTACAGTCTGCCCTCGGATGTGACGACCGCGGTGCCGTCCACCACGGTGAAATCGTCGGCGGATACGGTCTTCCCTTCGGTGAGGGAGCCACCCTGCACGGCCTTGCCTGTCGGATCCTGCATCGTGAGCACGGTACCGTCGGAGGGCCGGTATCCGTACACGGTGCCGTCATGGGTGACCGCGATCTTGCCTCCGGTGCCCAGCCGCATGGACGGGTCGCTGGTGGCGGGGTTGACGGAGTTGAGGTCGGAGCTGCGGCCGACCCACACGTTGCCGTTTTTCGTGTTCAGGAAGGCGATGGTGCCGCCGCCGGTCACCGCGGTCGTGTCTCCCTTGGTCTCCGTCCTGCCGGTGGTACCCAGCGTGGCGGAGGAGATGCCGGTGGCCTTCGCGCCTTCGGTGAGCACCGTGTCGCTGTCGTGCTGGACGATGTCGAAACGGGCTGCAGACGAGGCCACCGCCGAATCCGGTTCCTTGAGCTTGACGTTGAAGCGGGCCGCCTTGCGGTTCTTGAGCGAGGTGACCCAAACGGTGCCGTCGTCGAGATGCACGTGTTGGCGGGTGATGGAGCTCACCCAGATGGCGCCGGCGATGATGCCGATCAGCATGACGAGCGCGATGACGGGCATCGCCCAACGGTGCGCGTCAGGCGAGACCAGGCGGCGCATGGAGGAGCGGAACGCCCGCTCGCGTTGGCGCTGGTTAGGCTGCTTGCTCATGGCATCCTCTTCTCTCTCGTTCGCTCGCTTCTCGTGCAATGCCGTGCCGCATGGTGCAGTCCTTCATATAGTGCGTTCCTATTGCCTCACCGCGCATGCGATGGCCGGATTCTGGGACATCTGCTTGTCACTGCGCACGATCTTCACTTCGATGCAGGTCTGTTTGTCGGTCACGTCATGCAGCTCGACTTTGCGGTCGGCCACGATGTTGGTGCTGGTACTGGGGACGGAAGTGGCAGAATTGCCCTGTACCGGCGACCATGCGTACATGTCGCCGTCCTTGGGCTGCGGGTTCGTCCAGGTGAACGTGACGGTGGTGCCGTCGTAGGTTCCGTTCAGGTTTTCGGGCGTCGGCACCACTTCGGCTCCCGTGATGTCGTCGGGATTGCCGTCCGTTCCGTTGGAGTCGCCGGTGGCGCCCGGCGTGGAGACCGATGTGCGGTTGCGCGTCGCGGTGTCATCCATGTGCGGCATTACGACGAAGACGAACGTCAGGACGACCGCCGTCAGCGCAGCCACGACCACGGCCGTGATGGCCAGCGGCTTCTTCCACGCACCGGTGGGAGCGTCCATTCGCGTCACGTTCGCGGGGCCGGGCGCGACGCGGCGCTTGCCGGTCATGCTGCTGGGATATTCGGGGACGCCTTCCACGGTGACGGGCGTGGCATGGCCGTAGTAAGCCTGTTGCACCTGCTGCATCGCGCGGGCGAATTCCAGCGCCGTGCCGTAACGGTTGTCCGGGTTCTTGTCGAGCCCCCTGACGAGTACACGTTCGACGTCCGCGGGCACATCAGGGCGGCCGATTGGCGGCAGGCGGCGACTGACGATGACCTGCGCGAGTTCCTGCTGCGTATGCGCCTGATAACCGTGCTCATACGGCGAACGGCCGGTCAGTGTGGCGTACAGGGTCGCCGCCAAGGAGTAGATGTCGGCGGCTTCGGTGCCGCCGCTGCGTCCGGTCAGCACTTCCGGCGCGGCCCATGGCACGGAGAAACCGGTCTGGGTTCCCGCCTGATACACGTTCGTGGAGATGCCGAAATCGGCGAGCACCGGCAGTCCCTGCGGGGTGATGAGGATGTTCGCGGGCTTGATGTCGCGGTGCAGGATGCCTTTGCAGTGCGCGGTGAACAGGGCGCTGCAAAGTTTGATGCCCAGGTCGAGCATCTGGTCGGCGGTGAGTGGTCGCTTGCGGATCAGCTCCTTATAGGAGCCGCCGGGCGCGTATTCCAGCACGATGTAGCCAAGTCCGGTGCTGGTCACGCCGGCGTCGTGGATGGAAAGGATGTAGGGGTGCGCGGAAAGCTCCGCCATGTAGTTCGCCTCATTGCGGAATCGGGCGGCTGCGCGGGGGTCGAGGGTGGCGCTGCTGACCTTGATGGCGACGTCGCGGCTGGGGACGCGCTGATGGTACCGGTATACGCTGGCTGTGGCGCCGGTGCCGAGTGGCTGGATGAAATCATAGCCGGATATCCGCGGCGGTGTTGGCTGTGCCGGCATTTGGCTATCCCCCCTTACGACATCTCTTCTTCTTACTCTATTCCGAGGTG contains the following coding sequences:
- a CDS encoding Ig-like domain-containing protein gives rise to the protein MSKQPNQRQRERAFRSSMRRLVSPDAHRWAMPVIALVMLIGIIAGAIWVSSITRQHVHLDDGTVWVTSLKNRKAARFNVKLKEPDSAVASSAARFDIVQHDSDTVLTEGAKATGISSATLGTTGRTETKGDTTAVTGGGTIAFLNTKNGNVWVGRSSDLNSVNPATSDPSMRLGTGGKIAVTHDGTVYGYRPSDGTVLTMQDPTGKAVQGGSLTEGKTVSADDFTVVDGTAVVTSEGRLYWHKGSADTGANSPLTLQYPDTDGRQESWVAAAGKNGLYLVELGKGEKKVNTLTSGGAGDAAKPVSTDGCVSAAWAQSANNYVRVCSPNVSNPEFGSLQSVSATSDLVFRTNHRLTVLNDVVDGNVWNPSDSTKVIKIQWNTIQTEQTAQQKQNDQSANNQRNFNKTCSAQSGQIKAQDDEIGARAGGQQILDVLRNDEQTDCSVLQITKVGAPAGGDMTVSPVYDGRYLQLDASAASAGTVTFTYDISDGRGQTSTAKVTVTLTGSSANHAPKQADTPPEYDVEQGATYTTNALGSFQDPDGDPMTLVSAVPQNSDQVVVSTRADGQLVFNTGSATSGRVGVQVTVSDGQNTGTGLVYFSIRPANTLPATIDAVVKQTTPNTETTVNLKPYVHGTSAQPAQLSTVEPPAKTSATMNAADLSFTFKATATGTYYVPYTVTQGSIPSTGLARLEVQPAAGKSAKPVVANDVALLGSNNTAIVEPLANDVDPMGGVLSVTSVDADPSLGIKTGLVSHKRVYLTARQVPTKPVEITYTVANAAGSSTGTIVLQPPALTAGNSAPKASNVNTQVRTDGIVSVNVLDHVSHSDGTTVTLQQKLQYDKDTFKGLVFVSGDTVRYQASKQTGVFPVTYTVKDNLGNSASGTITITVHQKDAKNKAAPTPQDVEAQVAAGQKVRIPITLTGIDVDGDDDQLLGLGNKAPQLGRITEVGANYMIYEAYEDSSGTDTFSYAVEDWTGQRAQAQVRVGVFQGASDSGVYARDDEITLRPHTAATVPVTLNDISGDNTDLTVSKKLESQGISGASVKDNMISFTTPDQAGTFYIMHTVADKAGLSDTATLTVNVDPNATIEPPTAYDYRVPSAATIDKRTVEVDVSQWIANPSGTANELKVGVDPSATDHAKVKGGEKSTVISVDLTDEARSVPYTVTNTTYGITSTAFIQVPAYGVFPPTLRPKAPPLKVNSRETITINIADYVRVGAGKTAYVQSPESVSATKSDGGDLYVNDTTLKFTAPKDYGGPASITFTAVDGKGNDKTQIINSAVLTLPITVIGREVPPPTFSSSTIDVVAGEDAKIIDLTALTHSPAGTYEDEKQYTYSGGSESGGITARVSASGQLTVSAPKDATVGSLASIPVTIIYSGGTVKAGMTARVVQSNRPLARIGAKTVKLKAGSTERVDLFSDAYNPFPDSSLTAVSCKSDDSAKLTVNCSSNGNISITAGTDIGASSNTVLVTVQDGTRSRDRQVTATITVSVVDKPGAPLLSPVSGQPADGSVNLSWTAGAANGSPITDYEVDWDGGSKSCGAVTTCQITGLTNGKEYSFTVKAKNEVGWSKPSTSVKAMPDKVPDPPKKVTTEAGYQRVTVKWDVPDYVGTKPDSYTVTLTGSGGGSVTKETSGNSLVFPIDNSATGDGTSYTATVKGKNRAGEGQPSAASNAATPWGDPDAPTVSLSVIKGNTLKATLTLGNMHNAGCSSVELSGAISVSAPCGTHTFTDTISRDQWYEELSVKATVNPQQSGAKPASADSNKVTPQYKIQPPKNLQVTLKGNECSVSVGGNGEHDGLSIFANGQEYRGNGDSAAATYRINPWETCGTVSATQSFKGHSSEAIIFDGKGLVYKTPAKIEPPTLAWSTTDRNRITVSGGSVNLYGQPATVLVAFSTTSGKPTGESDWNVTWSTASKQGYIDISSFRIDTEKLYWYISVTGADSALNTADDIREVQGMRKPAEGSGTVTEGVDPSRIRRRSFGSMPSISTLASNRP
- a CDS encoding serine/threonine-protein kinase, whose protein sequence is MPAQPTPPRISGYDFIQPLGTGATASVYRYHQRVPSRDVAIKVSSATLDPRAAARFRNEANYMAELSAHPYILSIHDAGVTSTGLGYIVLEYAPGGSYKELIRKRPLTADQMLDLGIKLCSALFTAHCKGILHRDIKPANILITPQGLPVLADFGISTNVYQAGTQTGFSVPWAAPEVLTGRSGGTEAADIYSLAATLYATLTGRSPYEHGYQAHTQQELAQVIVSRRLPPIGRPDVPADVERVLVRGLDKNPDNRYGTALEFARAMQQVQQAYYGHATPVTVEGVPEYPSSMTGKRRVAPGPANVTRMDAPTGAWKKPLAITAVVVAALTAVVLTFVFVVMPHMDDTATRNRTSVSTPGATGDSNGTDGNPDDITGAEVVPTPENLNGTYDGTTVTFTWTNPQPKDGDMYAWSPVQGNSATSVPSTSTNIVADRKVELHDVTDKQTCIEVKIVRSDKQMSQNPAIACAVRQ